From Novipirellula artificiosorum, the proteins below share one genomic window:
- a CDS encoding right-handed parallel beta-helix repeat-containing protein — MKTHLRLASAIALAFFASATLAAEFFVAPNGNANHPGTANKPFATIVQARDAVRVLKASRPLQAPVTVWIAGGTYTLEEPISFGPRDSGSEEFPVLFKAVDGQQPVIDGGRKVSGWQRHDPNLWVVTLPEFANRKRSFHQLYINGEQRTRARIPNAGYLRVAACPEGTPKTTNYHTDCKSFEFKPGDIRSDWTNLCDVETIVYHFWTDSHLPIQEVDEQKNLVTFAHKAGKVFTDDFTEDGARYIVENVFEGLDSPGEWYLNRETGQLFYFPLPGEDMTNVLAVVPVAPSLIEIHGDLAKHEFVEHLQFEGLAFTHTQFELPRGNSNDRQGSASVPAAVALHAAKHCRFQNCLFSGLGTWAIDVTAGCSANQFLGNEIANVAAGGIRIDGGTEKDPPWHRSSHNQITDNHLHHYGVDYPSAVGMLLANTESNRVAHNDIHHGGYTGISVGWVWGYQRSISQNNQIEYNHIHDIGGVLSDMGGIYTLGVSPGTVIRNNHIHDVTANHYGGWGIYHDEGSTHLLVENNVVHHTKFAPFNIHYAKEVTVRNNIFAYGMLEQISRGKSEPHKSVFFENNLVYWRDGELLTKNWKDAPYTFHFHPKQESGTREVTSTFEFDWNLYFNPNMRVEEVRFAGDTWKEWQARGKDKHSRYADPLFADPASGDFTLSAASPAFELGFQPIDLSGVGPRCETGP; from the coding sequence ATGAAAACCCACCTTCGACTCGCCAGTGCAATCGCCCTAGCCTTCTTTGCAAGTGCCACGCTCGCTGCTGAGTTCTTTGTGGCTCCAAATGGCAACGCCAATCATCCCGGTACTGCCAACAAACCCTTTGCGACCATCGTGCAAGCTCGCGATGCGGTCCGCGTCTTGAAAGCGTCGCGTCCCTTGCAAGCCCCCGTGACCGTTTGGATTGCCGGCGGTACTTACACACTTGAAGAACCGATCTCGTTTGGTCCTCGAGACTCGGGCAGCGAGGAATTTCCAGTGCTCTTCAAGGCCGTCGATGGGCAACAACCGGTGATCGATGGAGGACGCAAGGTCTCTGGCTGGCAAAGACATGATCCGAATTTGTGGGTCGTCACGCTACCGGAATTTGCGAACCGCAAGCGGAGTTTTCACCAACTCTACATCAACGGCGAACAACGGACGCGGGCAAGAATTCCGAACGCAGGTTACTTGCGAGTGGCCGCATGTCCGGAGGGTACACCCAAGACAACCAATTATCACACGGATTGCAAGAGTTTCGAATTCAAGCCGGGTGACATCCGCTCGGATTGGACGAACCTCTGCGACGTTGAAACAATCGTCTACCACTTCTGGACCGATTCGCACTTGCCCATCCAAGAAGTCGACGAGCAAAAGAACCTCGTCACATTTGCCCATAAAGCAGGCAAGGTTTTCACCGATGACTTTACCGAAGACGGCGCCAGGTACATCGTTGAAAACGTTTTCGAAGGTTTGGACAGCCCCGGCGAATGGTATTTGAACCGTGAAACGGGCCAACTGTTCTATTTCCCGCTGCCCGGCGAAGACATGACGAACGTGCTAGCCGTGGTCCCAGTTGCGCCGTCGCTCATTGAAATCCACGGTGATCTTGCAAAGCATGAATTTGTCGAGCATCTGCAATTTGAGGGGTTAGCCTTCACTCACACGCAATTCGAACTACCGCGTGGCAACTCGAACGATCGTCAAGGCTCCGCCAGCGTTCCAGCGGCAGTGGCCTTGCATGCTGCCAAGCATTGTCGGTTTCAGAATTGCCTTTTTAGCGGCCTGGGAACCTGGGCCATCGATGTGACCGCAGGTTGTTCCGCAAACCAGTTCCTTGGTAACGAGATCGCAAACGTCGCAGCGGGTGGCATTCGCATCGACGGTGGGACGGAGAAGGATCCGCCCTGGCATCGCAGTAGCCACAATCAAATCACCGACAATCATCTTCACCACTACGGAGTCGACTATCCGTCGGCCGTCGGCATGCTGCTTGCCAACACCGAAAGCAACCGGGTGGCCCACAACGACATTCACCACGGCGGCTACACCGGCATCTCCGTCGGCTGGGTTTGGGGCTACCAGCGAAGCATCAGCCAGAATAATCAGATTGAGTACAACCATATCCATGACATCGGCGGCGTGCTATCCGACATGGGCGGCATTTATACCTTGGGCGTCTCGCCGGGCACGGTGATCCGCAACAACCACATTCACGATGTCACGGCCAACCACTATGGCGGATGGGGGATCTATCACGACGAAGGCTCGACCCATCTGTTAGTCGAAAACAACGTCGTCCACCATACCAAATTCGCGCCGTTTAACATTCACTATGCGAAAGAAGTGACGGTGCGTAACAATATCTTTGCGTACGGAATGCTCGAACAAATCAGCCGTGGCAAGAGTGAACCTCACAAGAGCGTTTTCTTTGAAAACAACCTTGTTTATTGGCGTGATGGCGAACTGCTAACCAAGAATTGGAAGGATGCTCCCTACACCTTCCACTTCCATCCCAAGCAGGAGTCGGGGACGCGAGAAGTCACCAGCACCTTTGAATTCGATTGGAATCTGTATTTCAACCCCAATATGCGAGTTGAGGAGGTCCGTTTTGCCGGCGATACTTGGAAAGAGTGGCAAGCACGAGGCAAAGACAAGCACTCGAGATACGCCGATCCTCTTTTCGCAGACCCTGCCTCGGGGGATTTCACGCTGTCGGCCGCCTCACCCGCATTCGAGTTAGGATTTCAGCCGATCGATTTGAGTGGCGTCGGGCCGAGGTGCGAGACAGGACCGTAG